One window from the genome of Paenibacillus azoreducens encodes:
- a CDS encoding carbohydrate ABC transporter permease encodes MPIIHILAISFSSGTAASAGKVLLWPVDFTTAAYDNVFGKPEYLRAFWVSVKRVAIGTTISMLITIVTAYPLSKDTSQFRLRTWYTWVFVFTILFSGGLIPMYLTVKSLGMLDTIWALVLPGAVPVFNVILLLNFYRNLPKELEESSRIDGAGHFTTLWKIYVPLSLPALATTGLFTIVGHWNSWFDGILYMNHPENYPLQTFLQTIIIKNDFRFIKAENVELMIKLSDRTSRAAQIFVAAFPILIVYPFLQRFFIKGIVMGSVKE; translated from the coding sequence ATGCCAATTATTCATATATTAGCGATCTCATTCAGCTCCGGTACTGCGGCATCAGCCGGTAAAGTCCTTTTGTGGCCGGTTGATTTCACGACGGCCGCTTATGACAACGTATTCGGAAAGCCGGAATACTTGCGCGCCTTCTGGGTGTCCGTGAAGCGCGTTGCGATCGGAACGACGATCAGCATGCTGATAACGATTGTTACAGCGTATCCATTATCGAAAGATACTTCGCAGTTTAGATTACGTACCTGGTATACTTGGGTCTTTGTATTTACGATTCTCTTCAGCGGCGGCCTCATACCCATGTATTTAACGGTGAAGTCGTTAGGAATGCTGGATACCATTTGGGCTTTGGTCTTGCCAGGTGCGGTTCCGGTATTCAACGTTATTCTATTGCTTAATTTCTATCGCAACTTACCGAAGGAACTGGAGGAATCCTCACGGATCGACGGGGCTGGCCACTTCACGACGTTATGGAAAATCTATGTGCCGTTGTCTTTGCCGGCTCTTGCAACCACAGGCCTCTTCACGATTGTAGGGCATTGGAACAGCTGGTTTGACGGGATTTTGTATATGAATCATCCGGAGAATTACCCGCTGCAGACGTTCCTGCAGACTATTATTATCAAAAATGATTTCCGTTTTATTAAGGCGGAGAACGTCGAGTTGATGATTAAGTTATCTGATCGTACGAGTAGGGCGGCGCAGATTTTCGTTGCGGCATTCCCGATTCTGATCGTCTATCCGTTCCTGCAACGGTTCTTCATTAAAGGGATTGTGATGGGCAGTGTCAAAGAATAA
- a CDS encoding ABC transporter permease, translated as MRGLTRMFKKEWPLHMMLLPGLILVLIFSYIPMVGIMMAFQKYIPNKGLFGSPFIGLKNFRLLMEYPDIGRIFFNTIFIAVMKIIAGLVVPISIAILLNELRREWVKRTFQTLVYLPHFLSWVLLSGILIDVLSPSSGILNQVLGLFGVKPIFFLGSNSWFPYVMVLSDVWKEFGFGTIVYLAALTNINPSLYEAAQIDGAGRIKQTFYITLPGMLPIIVLMLTLSIGNVLNAGFDQIFNLYSPPVYESADIIDTFVYRMGIQQAQFGFATAVGLLKSIVSFILITCSYVLAYRVANYRIF; from the coding sequence ATGAGAGGGTTAACGCGAATGTTTAAAAAGGAATGGCCGCTTCATATGATGCTGCTGCCAGGTCTTATTCTTGTTCTTATCTTCAGTTACATCCCTATGGTGGGAATCATGATGGCGTTTCAGAAATATATACCGAATAAAGGGTTGTTCGGTTCGCCTTTTATCGGTTTGAAGAACTTCCGGTTGTTGATGGAGTATCCGGATATCGGCCGCATCTTTTTTAATACGATATTCATTGCGGTCATGAAAATCATTGCAGGGCTGGTCGTTCCGATCAGTATCGCTATTTTATTGAATGAACTGCGTAGGGAATGGGTTAAGAGAACCTTTCAAACGCTTGTATATTTGCCTCACTTTCTATCTTGGGTTTTGTTAAGCGGCATTTTGATTGATGTTTTGTCACCATCCTCCGGGATTTTAAATCAAGTTTTGGGATTGTTCGGGGTTAAGCCGATTTTTTTCTTGGGCAGCAACAGCTGGTTTCCATATGTGATGGTTCTCTCGGATGTATGGAAGGAATTCGGCTTTGGTACGATTGTCTATCTGGCGGCGCTCACGAATATTAACCCGTCGCTTTATGAAGCAGCGCAAATCGATGGCGCAGGCCGCATCAAGCAGACTTTTTATATTACGCTTCCAGGCATGCTGCCGATTATCGTTTTGATGCTGACCCTGAGTATTGGGAACGTACTTAATGCCGGATTTGATCAAATATTCAACTTGTACAGTCCTCCGGTCTATGAAAGCGCGGATATTATCGATACCTTCGTCTACCGTATGGGGATCCAGCAGGCTCAGTTCGGATTTGCAACGGCTGTAGGGCTGCTGAAATCAATCGTAAGTTTTATTCTCATCACATGTTCCTATGTGCTAGCTTATCGTGTAGCGAATTACCGCATTTTCTAG
- a CDS encoding extracellular solute-binding protein: MKSSKFLLSVTLILCMALTACGNSNNSEGAKEAEKKPETAQQGQKEDGNQVIEVSTVSPSDPYLKFDQGESFEKNAVYDAYEKDIGVKITNKWIAADDNQFKEKLKMTIAANDLPDFARVDATQLKELTEADMIMDITDVYDQYATDETKKFLTMDGGMQMKTATFDGKLMGIPSSYNPYQYQYLFVRTDWLKKLNLPEPKTMADLMAIAEAFKTKDPGGSGKAYGIAVSKNPFSIDTGVTGLRAFLNGYHAYENLWMEDGNGGLMNSDIQPQVKDALKALQDMFKKGLIDPEFTVKDADKESELIYNNSIGLVFGAAWTPAQLAKGAVVNGKVVQEWGVYPIPSVDDSPTLNQIGLGVDQYYVISKKAQHPEGVIKLLNQWIVVDNTMNATDEQKIYLYGKDKQEKGNNYWLLNPLRVGKQMDNNGEILPKAIETKDPSILQTADQKGRYERAMKFIDGSDINMWWEVLISGPKGAVSHNPKIQQNKEYLQNKFYGAPTETMAERQEILTKKRDEVYFKIIMNQVSVDEFDKFVEEWKKLGGDEITKEVNEWYKANK, from the coding sequence ATGAAAAGCAGCAAATTCTTGTTGAGTGTTACCCTGATTCTGTGCATGGCACTGACGGCATGTGGTAACTCCAACAACAGTGAAGGCGCGAAAGAGGCAGAGAAAAAGCCTGAGACAGCGCAACAGGGACAGAAGGAAGATGGGAATCAGGTCATTGAAGTTTCGACGGTATCGCCAAGCGACCCGTATCTTAAATTCGATCAAGGCGAAAGTTTCGAAAAGAATGCCGTGTATGACGCTTACGAAAAAGATATCGGCGTGAAGATTACAAACAAATGGATAGCGGCGGATGACAATCAGTTCAAAGAAAAATTAAAAATGACGATTGCAGCCAACGACCTGCCGGACTTCGCGCGTGTGGATGCAACACAATTGAAAGAATTAACGGAAGCGGACATGATCATGGACATCACGGATGTGTATGACCAATACGCGACAGATGAAACGAAGAAATTTTTGACGATGGACGGCGGCATGCAGATGAAAACGGCCACGTTCGACGGCAAATTAATGGGGATTCCGAGCTCGTATAATCCTTACCAATATCAGTACTTGTTCGTACGAACGGACTGGCTTAAAAAGTTAAACCTGCCGGAACCGAAGACAATGGCTGATCTGATGGCGATCGCTGAAGCTTTCAAAACGAAGGATCCGGGCGGGTCAGGCAAAGCTTACGGCATTGCAGTAAGCAAAAACCCATTCAGTATTGATACTGGAGTAACCGGATTGCGTGCATTCCTTAACGGTTACCATGCTTATGAAAATCTCTGGATGGAAGATGGAAACGGTGGACTGATGAACAGTGACATCCAACCGCAAGTAAAAGATGCGCTTAAAGCGCTTCAAGATATGTTCAAAAAAGGTCTGATCGATCCTGAATTCACGGTTAAAGATGCCGATAAAGAATCCGAGCTTATTTACAACAACAGCATAGGGCTTGTATTCGGTGCTGCCTGGACCCCGGCACAGCTCGCAAAAGGCGCAGTTGTAAACGGTAAAGTTGTTCAAGAATGGGGCGTATACCCGATTCCTTCCGTGGACGATAGTCCAACGCTGAACCAAATCGGCTTAGGTGTGGACCAGTACTATGTCATTTCCAAAAAAGCACAGCATCCTGAAGGCGTTATCAAATTGCTGAACCAATGGATCGTCGTGGATAATACGATGAATGCGACAGATGAGCAAAAAATCTATCTGTATGGTAAAGACAAACAAGAAAAAGGCAACAACTACTGGCTGCTGAACCCGCTTCGCGTAGGCAAACAGATGGATAACAACGGCGAAATTCTGCCGAAAGCGATCGAAACGAAAGATCCTAGCATTCTTCAAACTGCAGACCAGAAGGGTCGTTATGAACGTGCGATGAAATTTATCGATGGTAGCGATATCAATATGTGGTGGGAAGTGCTGATCTCGGGTCCAAAAGGCGCGGTATCGCATAACCCTAAAATCCAGCAAAACAAAGAATACCTGCAAAACAAATTCTACGGCGCCCCTACGGAAACGATGGCAGAACGTCAAGAAATCTTGACCAAGAAGCGTGATGAAGTATACTTCAAAATCATCATGAACCAAGTGTCTGTTGATGAGTTCGACAAATTCGTTGAAGAGTGGAAAAAACTTGGCGGCGACGAAATTACGAAAGAAGTTAACGAATGGTACAAAGCAAATAAATAA
- a CDS encoding type II toxin-antitoxin system RelE/ParE family toxin, whose product MIVQWTETAANRLRQIRSDHFTEQETREYKLNLIRRVEEQVVKMGTIMPSREYRNTYYCIVDRYVVSYKVLDNGERYVITSFKHGAMKRNFK is encoded by the coding sequence TTGATTGTCCAGTGGACGGAAACGGCAGCTAATCGGCTTCGGCAAATCAGGAGTGATCATTTCACCGAACAAGAAACAAGGGAATATAAATTAAACCTCATCAGACGTGTGGAAGAACAAGTTGTCAAGATGGGAACCATAATGCCTTCGCGTGAATATCGCAATACGTATTACTGCATCGTAGATCGGTATGTTGTGTCTTACAAAGTACTGGATAACGGCGAGCGTTATGTGATTACTTCATTCAAACATGGTGCAATGAAACGTAATTTTAAATAA
- a CDS encoding restriction endonuclease — MNYQENALEAFSSHEDMKETLYVITTSDFTSNAYTYAQGLNIDLINGKQVVDLWLDFLDAKRDQIDGLQAASQM; from the coding sequence GTGAACTATCAAGAAAATGCTCTTGAAGCATTCTCCTCTCATGAAGATATGAAAGAGACCCTTTATGTGATTACAACAAGTGATTTTACCTCAAATGCCTATACGTATGCGCAGGGCTTAAATATCGACCTAATTAACGGCAAGCAGGTCGTTGATTTGTGGTTGGATTTTCTGGACGCGAAACGCGATCAAATAGACGGGTTACAAGCTGCATCTCAAATGTGA
- a CDS encoding SpoVR family protein, protein MSDEIKQLEYAITEIMEIADGFGLDYYPMRYEICPADIIYTFGAYGMPTRFSHWSFGKTFNKMKMQYDFGLSKIYELVINSNPCYAFLLDGNSLIQNKLIVAHVLAHCDFFKNNYRFSTSNRNMVESMSATAERISHYEMEHGTEAVESFIDAVLAIQEHVDPQLIKPQHLDKQRYMELKIKEQKENARQEPPASEYDDLWNLDTPKSKEKSEIGTRHFPPEPEKDIMWFIQEFSEVLEDWQRDIMSMLREEMLYFWPQMETKIMNEGWASYWHQRIIRELDLTSEETIEFAKLNASVVQPSQSSLNPYYLGLKIFEDIERRWDNPTKEEQELTGRKPGKGREKIFEVREFDSDISFIRNYLTKELTEDLDLYVFEKKGPEWKITDKAWERVRDQLVVSRVNGGNPYLVVTDGDYLRNGELVIRHEYEGTELDLKYMERTMPYVYKLWGRSVHLETVIEDKKVMFSHDGKKLHRKFV, encoded by the coding sequence ATGAGCGATGAAATCAAACAACTTGAATATGCGATCACTGAAATCATGGAAATTGCCGACGGCTTTGGTCTCGATTACTATCCGATGCGATATGAAATCTGCCCGGCAGACATCATTTACACCTTTGGCGCTTACGGTATGCCAACGCGATTCTCGCATTGGAGCTTCGGCAAAACCTTCAACAAAATGAAAATGCAATACGACTTCGGGCTCAGCAAAATTTACGAGCTAGTCATCAATTCCAACCCCTGCTACGCTTTCCTGCTTGACGGCAACTCGCTCATTCAAAACAAGCTGATCGTCGCGCATGTCCTTGCGCACTGCGATTTTTTCAAAAATAATTACCGTTTCTCCACTTCCAACCGCAATATGGTGGAAAGCATGTCGGCCACGGCCGAGCGAATCAGCCACTATGAAATGGAGCATGGAACGGAAGCCGTTGAAAGCTTTATCGACGCCGTCCTGGCTATTCAGGAGCATGTCGACCCGCAGCTGATCAAGCCGCAGCATCTCGACAAACAGCGTTACATGGAGCTTAAGATCAAAGAGCAGAAGGAAAACGCCAGGCAGGAACCGCCTGCAAGCGAATACGATGATCTGTGGAACCTGGATACGCCCAAAAGCAAGGAAAAAAGCGAAATCGGGACGCGCCACTTCCCGCCCGAGCCGGAAAAGGACATCATGTGGTTCATCCAGGAGTTTTCCGAAGTATTGGAGGATTGGCAGCGCGACATCATGAGCATGCTCCGCGAGGAAATGCTGTACTTCTGGCCGCAGATGGAAACGAAAATCATGAACGAAGGCTGGGCTTCCTATTGGCATCAACGCATCATCCGGGAGCTCGACCTCACCAGCGAGGAGACCATCGAATTCGCCAAATTGAATGCCTCGGTCGTGCAGCCGTCACAGAGCAGCCTCAATCCTTATTATCTTGGACTCAAAATTTTCGAAGACATCGAGCGGCGCTGGGATAACCCGACCAAAGAAGAGCAGGAGCTTACAGGACGGAAGCCCGGCAAGGGACGTGAGAAAATTTTTGAAGTGCGCGAATTTGATTCCGATATCTCGTTTATCCGCAACTATTTGACGAAAGAACTTACGGAGGATTTGGACTTATACGTATTTGAGAAAAAAGGCCCGGAATGGAAAATCACCGACAAAGCGTGGGAACGCGTCCGGGATCAGCTTGTCGTCTCCAGAGTGAACGGCGGCAACCCGTATTTGGTCGTCACCGATGGGGATTATTTGCGCAACGGGGAACTGGTCATCCGGCATGAATACGAAGGCACCGAACTGGATTTGAAATACATGGAGCGGACCATGCCCTATGTTTACAAGCTTTGGGGCCGCTCCGTTCATCTGGAAACAGTGATCGAGGACAAAAAAGTGATGTTTTCGCATGACGGCAAAAAGCTGCACCGCAAGTTTGTTTAA
- a CDS encoding LacI family DNA-binding transcriptional regulator, whose protein sequence is MSEVIELASIHDVAKEAGVSVATVSKVINHYPDVSEKTRKKVKNAIALLRYRPNVIARGLVTGRSWTVGVLINIPFTNPYVSMLLEGVKTALENSGYDLMRLSARLNDPDYSFADHCQSRNLDGVVVFGVEKEHRCIQELIQSGIPTMFVDTDVTGHRAGNITTDNRSGVHMAVQHLYELGHRRIACLAGIPGQAVNDSRLAGYRDGLQAASIPYRADYVLAGDYSFESGLTGMQELLQLDAPPTAVVCTSDMTAFGAIHAIEARGLTVPEDISVVGFDNIFEAELFKPALTTVNQNIHTIGVKSIEELIAMIKNPDYPPPVVMEPASLVIRESTARLVGSEITR, encoded by the coding sequence GTGTCCGAGGTGATCGAGTTGGCTTCAATTCATGATGTGGCAAAGGAAGCAGGAGTTTCAGTAGCGACAGTATCCAAGGTGATTAACCATTACCCGGATGTCAGCGAAAAAACGAGGAAAAAAGTTAAAAATGCGATTGCACTGCTTCGTTATAGACCCAATGTAATTGCGCGTGGGTTGGTAACAGGGAGATCATGGACCGTTGGCGTCCTGATTAATATACCATTTACGAATCCATATGTGTCGATGCTGCTGGAAGGGGTCAAAACGGCCCTGGAAAACAGCGGATACGATCTGATGCGTTTGTCGGCGCGGCTGAATGATCCCGATTATTCCTTTGCCGATCATTGCCAAAGCCGCAATTTGGATGGTGTCGTGGTGTTCGGCGTGGAAAAGGAACATCGCTGCATCCAGGAACTGATTCAATCCGGTATCCCGACGATGTTTGTGGATACGGATGTGACTGGACATCGTGCCGGCAATATTACGACTGATAATCGAAGCGGAGTACATATGGCAGTTCAGCATCTATATGAGTTGGGGCATCGCCGCATTGCATGTTTGGCGGGAATTCCCGGACAAGCGGTAAATGACAGTCGGCTGGCAGGGTACCGTGACGGCCTGCAGGCAGCTTCGATTCCGTATCGTGCGGATTATGTCCTGGCTGGAGATTATTCCTTTGAAAGCGGTCTTACGGGGATGCAGGAGCTGCTGCAGCTGGATGCGCCGCCGACAGCTGTTGTCTGTACCTCCGATATGACGGCCTTTGGGGCGATTCATGCCATTGAAGCGCGGGGATTAACTGTCCCTGAAGATATTTCGGTGGTGGGCTTCGATAATATTTTTGAAGCGGAGCTGTTTAAACCGGCGTTGACGACGGTAAACCAAAATATTCACACCATCGGCGTCAAATCGATTGAAGAACTGATCGCCATGATCAAAAATCCGGATTATCCGCCGCCTGTCGTTATGGAACCAGCCAGCCTGGTCATCCGGGAATCGACAGCAAGGCTTGTAGGTTCGGAGATTACGAGATAG
- a CDS encoding globin-coupled sensor protein: MIDVSPQRRKQVDYIKLTENDMEILKGFRPIFAKVVEEVVVRFYQQIATVPELMEIINRTTTIERLKDTQRDYWMSLADGRIDEAYIQKRIAIGLVHSRVGLNVEFYLGSYMTYLDIATDLLRQVVPDGWITVIHSLSKMFNLDSQLVLEAYELKEREKLKDLADEKEHVLQAVTDVVQQLTGMMEELNESAGQIAASAQVTADSQETAHELMDELHGEVQQIENMGELIKGIADQTHLLGLNAAIEAAHAGDMGRGFAVVAGEVRKLAAHSREALEQIQDKVAGIMQRLNKVREETEKTTLHAREQASSSQELASFVNMIEKLTEDLAEIQKKS, translated from the coding sequence ATGATTGATGTGTCTCCACAGCGTAGAAAACAGGTTGATTATATTAAACTGACCGAAAATGATATGGAAATTTTAAAGGGTTTCCGCCCTATATTCGCCAAAGTCGTAGAAGAGGTCGTGGTCCGTTTTTATCAGCAAATCGCTACAGTGCCTGAACTGATGGAAATTATTAATAGAACCACGACAATTGAGAGACTTAAGGATACCCAGCGGGATTACTGGATGTCACTGGCTGACGGCAGGATTGATGAAGCATATATCCAAAAAAGAATCGCGATCGGACTTGTACACTCCCGTGTCGGTTTAAACGTTGAATTTTATCTGGGAAGCTATATGACATATCTGGACATTGCCACCGATTTGCTGCGTCAGGTTGTGCCGGATGGATGGATAACGGTGATTCACTCCCTTAGCAAAATGTTCAATCTGGACTCACAGCTCGTATTGGAAGCTTACGAGTTGAAGGAAAGAGAGAAGCTGAAGGATTTGGCGGATGAAAAGGAGCATGTATTGCAAGCGGTTACAGATGTTGTGCAGCAATTGACGGGCATGATGGAGGAACTGAACGAAAGCGCCGGGCAGATTGCCGCCTCCGCACAAGTAACGGCCGATTCCCAAGAAACGGCCCATGAACTGATGGACGAGCTTCACGGAGAAGTGCAGCAGATCGAAAATATGGGCGAGCTTATTAAAGGGATCGCGGATCAGACGCATTTGCTTGGACTGAATGCCGCCATTGAGGCCGCACATGCCGGTGATATGGGGCGCGGATTTGCGGTGGTTGCCGGAGAAGTGCGTAAACTGGCTGCCCACTCTCGCGAAGCATTGGAGCAAATACAAGATAAAGTGGCGGGGATTATGCAGCGTTTGAACAAAGTCCGGGAGGAAACGGAAAAAACAACCCTGCATGCCAGGGAGCAGGCCAGCAGCTCGCAAGAGCTTGCTTCCTTCGTCAACATGATCGAAAAACTGACCGAGGATCTGGCGGAAATTCAAAAGAAAAGTTAA